A DNA window from Boseongicola sp. contains the following coding sequences:
- a CDS encoding SDR family oxidoreductase gives MGRLDGKVCVVTGGAKGLGAAFAKALATEGARVAIADISDGQALALEIGGLFVETDVSDPDQVLAFATAIRSEFGPPDVLVNNAAVYATLPMQSYRDIPTDLWDRVMAVNLRGAFNMVQCMAPMMEARGSGKIINVTSGTVYKGLPNMLHYITSKGGLTAMTRALSRELGRSGICVNSLAPGLTLSDSVQENSEHLDQTREKVVASRAIRRDGMPEDLIGALIFLASDDSNFVTGQTLVVDGGSVNT, from the coding sequence ATGGGGCGTCTGGATGGAAAAGTCTGCGTTGTCACCGGTGGTGCGAAAGGTCTTGGAGCCGCTTTTGCGAAAGCGTTGGCCACTGAAGGAGCAAGAGTTGCCATCGCTGATATTTCAGACGGGCAGGCGCTGGCTTTAGAAATTGGCGGGCTCTTTGTTGAAACGGACGTGTCAGACCCAGATCAGGTGTTGGCGTTCGCAACGGCCATCAGGTCTGAATTCGGTCCCCCTGACGTTCTGGTGAACAATGCCGCGGTCTATGCGACGCTGCCGATGCAATCATACCGCGATATACCGACCGACCTTTGGGATCGGGTCATGGCCGTGAATTTGCGAGGTGCGTTTAATATGGTGCAGTGTATGGCACCCATGATGGAAGCCCGTGGGTCGGGCAAGATCATCAACGTGACATCTGGCACGGTCTACAAAGGTCTGCCCAATATGTTGCACTACATAACCTCCAAAGGCGGGTTAACGGCGATGACACGTGCTTTGTCGCGTGAACTTGGTAGAAGCGGTATCTGTGTGAACTCATTGGCACCGGGATTGACGCTGAGTGACTCGGTTCAGGAAAACTCCGAGCACCTTGACCAAACACGCGAGAAAGTCGTGGCTAGCCGAGCCATAAGGCGTGATGGCATGCCAGAAGATCTGATCGGAGCCCTGATTTTCTTGGCGTCTGATGACAGCAATTTCGTAACGGGTCAGACTTTGGTTGTGGATGGAGGG